A DNA window from Xanthomonas campestris pv. campestris str. ATCC 33913 contains the following coding sequences:
- the queC gene encoding 7-cyano-7-deazaguanine synthase QueC has translation MKKAVVLLSGGMDSAAVIALAQEQGFAVHALSVRYGQRHTSELDAAARVAAAQGVVAHKVVDVDLRSIGGSALTADIDVPEAGGAGIPVTYVPARNTIMLSLALGWAEVVGANDLFCGVNAVDYSGYPDCRPEFVRAFEVLANLATKAGVEGAGLRVHAPLQFLSKADIVRAGVRLGVDFGLTVSCYNADADGRACGHCDACRLRAAGFADAGVPDPTHYAISS, from the coding sequence ATGAAAAAAGCCGTTGTTCTGTTGTCCGGGGGCATGGATTCCGCCGCCGTTATCGCGCTTGCGCAAGAGCAGGGCTTCGCGGTGCATGCGTTGAGCGTGCGCTATGGGCAGCGCCATACCTCCGAGCTGGACGCGGCGGCGCGCGTCGCCGCCGCGCAGGGCGTGGTGGCGCACAAGGTGGTGGACGTTGACCTGCGCAGCATCGGTGGCTCGGCGCTGACCGCTGACATCGACGTGCCGGAGGCAGGAGGCGCGGGAATCCCGGTCACCTACGTGCCGGCGCGCAACACCATCATGTTGTCGCTTGCCCTGGGTTGGGCCGAAGTGGTCGGCGCCAACGACCTGTTCTGCGGCGTCAACGCGGTCGACTATTCCGGCTACCCGGACTGCCGGCCAGAGTTCGTGCGTGCCTTCGAGGTGCTGGCGAATCTGGCCACCAAGGCCGGCGTGGAAGGCGCGGGCCTGCGCGTGCATGCGCCGCTGCAGTTCCTCAGCAAGGCCGACATCGTGCGTGCGGGCGTTCGCCTGGGCGTGGACTTCGGCCTCACCGTCTCGTGCTACAACGCCGACGCCGACGGACGTGCCTGCGGCCATTGCGATGCCTGTCGTCTGCGCGCAGCCGGCTTTGCCGACGCCGGCGTGCCGGACCCGACGCATTACGCGATTTCGTCTTGA